From the genome of Arthrobacter alpinus, one region includes:
- a CDS encoding DUF3099 domain-containing protein — translation MTDHIATPPTGAHRRKSYRHVAAIPAVQSVTNAVEAHSAEMHSRMVRYATTMGIRMVCIALIFVFDGWFKLIPIVGAVLLPWVAVIIANGGADTNHITTIALLDAAPLYELPDDSTNASDGDDVSSVILTGEFVVDPAERSTSETADTGDPVDKQEQTKGEEP, via the coding sequence ATGACAGACCATATAGCTACGCCACCAACCGGCGCGCATCGGCGGAAGTCCTACCGCCACGTTGCCGCCATACCCGCGGTCCAATCCGTTACCAACGCTGTCGAGGCGCACAGCGCCGAAATGCATTCACGCATGGTCAGGTATGCCACCACCATGGGCATCAGAATGGTCTGTATCGCACTGATCTTTGTCTTTGACGGTTGGTTTAAACTCATTCCCATTGTGGGTGCAGTGCTTCTCCCCTGGGTGGCCGTCATCATCGCCAACGGTGGCGCCGACACCAATCACATCACCACCATCGCCCTGCTCGATGCGGCGCCCCTCTATGAGCTTCCCGACGATTCCACCAACGCCTCCGACGGCGATGACGTCTCTTCCGTGATCCTCACGGGTGAATTCGTGGTTGACCCGGCGGAGCGATCAACCAGTGAAACCGCCGACACCGGGGATCCGGTGGACAAACAGGAACAGACCAAGGGTGAGGAGCCCTAA
- a CDS encoding type B 50S ribosomal protein L31, which produces MKQNTHPKYEAIVFNDLASDTKFLTRSTATSKKTIEWEDGNTYPVIDVEISSESHPFYTGKQRIMDSAGRVERFNARFQGFGKK; this is translated from the coding sequence GTGAAGCAGAACACGCACCCTAAGTACGAAGCAATCGTCTTCAACGACCTGGCTTCGGACACCAAGTTCCTGACGCGTTCCACCGCAACGTCAAAGAAGACCATCGAGTGGGAAGATGGCAACACCTACCCCGTCATCGACGTTGAAATCTCCTCCGAGTCGCACCCGTTCTACACGGGCAAGCAACGCATCATGGACAGCGCCGGACGCGTGGAGCGCTTCAACGCTCGCTTCCAGGGCTTCGGCAAGAAGTAA
- a CDS encoding SDR family oxidoreductase has translation MGKLDGKTAIVTGSSRGVGADVAKFVAAEGAAVVVNYRQKAPRANKVVAQITEAGGRAVAVGADLTTKEGVHALVSAAMENFGSLDLLVLNASGGMESGMAQDYALQLNRDAQINLLNAAMPLMKPGSRVVFVTSHQAHFIETVPTMDEYVPVAKSKRAGEDALRALIPNLADEDISLVVVSGDMIEGTVTATLLDRANPGAIEARRAEAGRLYTVAEFAAEIAKMATAEVESGHTEYVGGADYFK, from the coding sequence ATGGGAAAGCTTGACGGAAAGACAGCGATTGTCACGGGATCATCCCGGGGAGTCGGCGCCGACGTGGCCAAGTTCGTGGCCGCCGAAGGTGCCGCCGTAGTGGTCAACTACCGCCAGAAGGCGCCGCGCGCCAACAAGGTGGTGGCCCAGATCACCGAAGCGGGCGGCCGCGCTGTGGCCGTTGGGGCTGACCTGACCACCAAGGAAGGCGTCCACGCACTGGTCAGTGCCGCTATGGAGAACTTCGGTTCCCTTGACCTGCTGGTGCTCAACGCCTCAGGCGGCATGGAAAGCGGCATGGCGCAGGATTACGCCCTGCAGCTGAACCGCGACGCCCAGATCAACCTGCTCAACGCCGCCATGCCGCTTATGAAGCCAGGATCGCGCGTGGTGTTCGTCACCAGCCACCAGGCCCACTTCATTGAAACCGTTCCCACTATGGACGAGTACGTTCCGGTGGCCAAGAGCAAGCGTGCAGGTGAGGACGCCTTGCGCGCCTTGATCCCCAACCTTGCCGACGAGGACATCTCCCTTGTGGTGGTTTCCGGGGACATGATCGAGGGCACCGTCACGGCAACCCTGCTGGACCGTGCTAACCCGGGGGCCATTGAGGCCCGCCGCGCCGAGGCGGGCCGCTTGTATACCGTGGCCGAGTTCGCCGCGGAGATCGCCAAGATGGCGACGGCAGAAGTTGAGAGCGGCCACACCGAATACGTTGGCGGAGCCGACTACTTCAAATAG
- a CDS encoding ABC transporter ATP-binding protein, with product MSEVLGLAGVSVVRGTKTLLDNVDWRVAEGERWVILGPNGAGKSTLLQIAGARMHPTRGVAGILDEVLGAVDVFELRPRIGLASASLASQIPQHEKVLNVVVTASYGVTGRWREAYDRDDERRAFRLLEDWGMSTFLNRPFASLSEGERKRVQIARALMSDPELLLLDEPGSGLDLAGREDLVRRLSELAADPLAPSTVLVTHHLEEVPPGFTHALLLREGAVVAQGPINEVLTQEHLSATFGLPLQVTNIKGRFAATALH from the coding sequence ATGAGTGAAGTTCTGGGTTTGGCCGGTGTCAGCGTGGTCCGCGGCACCAAAACACTGTTGGACAACGTCGACTGGCGCGTCGCCGAGGGGGAGCGTTGGGTCATTCTTGGCCCCAACGGTGCCGGGAAGAGCACCTTGTTGCAGATCGCCGGGGCACGCATGCACCCTACGCGTGGGGTTGCAGGCATCCTAGACGAGGTGCTGGGTGCTGTTGACGTCTTTGAATTGCGTCCCCGCATTGGGCTGGCATCGGCCAGCCTGGCCAGCCAGATCCCGCAGCATGAGAAAGTGCTCAACGTGGTGGTGACTGCCTCCTACGGCGTGACCGGGCGCTGGCGTGAAGCCTACGACCGCGACGACGAACGCCGGGCCTTCCGCCTCTTGGAGGACTGGGGCATGTCAACTTTCCTGAACCGCCCGTTTGCGTCCCTGAGCGAAGGGGAGCGCAAACGTGTCCAGATTGCCCGCGCGCTGATGAGTGATCCCGAGTTGCTTCTCCTTGATGAGCCCGGTTCAGGGCTTGACCTGGCCGGGCGTGAGGACCTGGTACGGCGCCTGAGCGAACTGGCGGCCGACCCCCTGGCGCCGAGCACGGTGCTTGTCACCCACCACCTTGAAGAGGTTCCCCCCGGCTTCACCCACGCCCTACTGTTGCGCGAGGGTGCCGTGGTGGCGCAGGGCCCCATCAACGAGGTCCTGACGCAGGAACATCTCAGCGCAACTTTTGGCCTGCCGTTGCAGGTCACCAACATCAAGGGCCGTTTCGCCGCCACCGCCCTCCACTAG
- a CDS encoding peroxiredoxin has protein sequence MKIGDVVADFELLDQHGEERKLSALAADGPLVIFFYPMASSGGCTKEACHFRDLQKEFSAVGASLVGISTDSPEKQLAFAKENHFSYPLLSDRQGQVADLFGVRRRLLAKTLPTKRATFIVDPGLSVRFQVSSETNMDVHANEALAALQNPAW, from the coding sequence ATGAAAATTGGTGACGTTGTTGCGGACTTTGAACTGCTGGACCAACACGGCGAAGAGCGCAAACTCTCCGCGTTGGCGGCCGACGGGCCGCTCGTCATCTTCTTCTACCCGATGGCAAGCAGTGGCGGTTGCACCAAGGAAGCCTGCCATTTCCGGGATCTGCAAAAGGAGTTCTCCGCCGTGGGGGCCTCACTGGTGGGGATCAGCACCGACTCACCGGAAAAGCAACTGGCTTTCGCCAAGGAAAACCATTTCAGCTACCCGCTGCTGAGCGACCGGCAAGGCCAGGTGGCAGATCTCTTTGGGGTCCGGCGTCGCCTGCTGGCCAAGACGCTGCCCACCAAGCGGGCCACTTTCATTGTGGATCCGGGCCTTTCCGTGCGTTTCCAGGTTTCTAGCGAAACTAACATGGACGTGCACGCCAATGAGGCTCTGGCCGCCTTACAAAACCCGGCTTGGTGA
- the serB gene encoding phosphoserine phosphatase SerB yields MPSSCTAVSYGQTLPQESLAVIRALFTANGATVLAESSAQHPGFDAVTFSLEMAGDDEHDAVSRLRTALADAVLENLDIAVVPDSLHHAARKFIIMDVDSTLIQQEVIELLAAHAGKEAEVAEVTEAAMRGEMDFAQSLHHRVSTLAGLPESVLAEVEASIRLSVGAERLVARAKASGHTVAAVSGGFSQILAPLAARLGLDFALANDLEIVDGHLTGKVCGDVVDRATKARVLRTWSAEAGIDVGATMAIGDGANDLDMMAAAALGVAFNAKPAVRAAADAQINLPNLDVALALAGI; encoded by the coding sequence ATGCCCTCCTCATGTACCGCCGTCAGCTATGGCCAAACGCTCCCCCAAGAATCCCTGGCAGTGATTCGCGCACTGTTCACCGCGAACGGGGCCACCGTCCTTGCTGAATCCAGCGCGCAACATCCGGGCTTCGACGCCGTCACCTTCAGCCTTGAGATGGCCGGTGATGACGAGCACGACGCCGTCTCCCGGCTGCGTACTGCCCTGGCCGACGCCGTGCTTGAGAACCTTGATATCGCCGTCGTGCCGGACTCCCTGCACCACGCGGCCCGCAAGTTCATCATCATGGACGTGGATTCAACCTTGATCCAGCAGGAGGTCATTGAACTTTTGGCCGCGCACGCCGGAAAAGAAGCCGAAGTTGCGGAGGTGACGGAGGCCGCCATGCGCGGTGAAATGGACTTCGCCCAAAGCCTGCACCACCGCGTATCCACGCTTGCCGGGCTGCCAGAATCCGTACTGGCGGAGGTAGAGGCCAGTATTCGGCTCTCGGTGGGCGCTGAAAGGCTGGTCGCCCGGGCCAAGGCCTCCGGGCACACAGTGGCAGCAGTGTCCGGGGGGTTCTCCCAGATCCTCGCCCCGCTGGCCGCCCGCTTGGGCCTTGACTTTGCCCTGGCGAACGACTTGGAAATTGTGGACGGACACCTGACCGGCAAGGTCTGCGGCGACGTGGTGGACCGTGCGACGAAGGCCCGGGTGCTGCGCACTTGGAGTGCGGAGGCGGGCATCGACGTCGGCGCCACCATGGCCATCGGCGACGGCGCCAACGACCTTGACATGATGGCCGCTGCGGCACTGGGTGTGGCGTTCAACGCCAAGCCTGCTGTGCGGGCGGCAGCCGACGCCCAAATCAACCTGCCCAACCTGGATGTAGCTCTGGCCTTGGCTGGCATCTAG
- a CDS encoding beta-ketoacyl-ACP reductase, with the protein MSAPLSEPVQGRSVLVTGGNRGIGLAIAKAFLSNGDKVAVTFRSPSELPAGILGVQADVTDAASIDAAFTEIEAAHGPVEVLVANAGITKDTLLLRMSEDDFTSVIDTNLTGAFRVIKRASKGMIRLRKGRVVLISSVVGLYGSAGQVNYAASKAGLVGIARSVTRELGSRGITANVVAPGFISTDMTATLPEATQKQYLDSIPARRFATAEEVANVVRWVASDEAGYISGAVIPVDGGLGMGH; encoded by the coding sequence ATGAGTGCACCCTTAAGCGAACCGGTCCAGGGCCGCAGCGTCCTGGTCACGGGAGGCAACCGCGGTATTGGCTTGGCCATTGCCAAGGCGTTCTTATCCAACGGCGACAAGGTTGCGGTCACGTTCCGCAGCCCTTCCGAACTACCCGCTGGCATCCTTGGGGTTCAGGCCGACGTCACCGATGCCGCCTCGATCGACGCCGCCTTCACCGAGATTGAAGCCGCCCACGGACCCGTGGAGGTCCTGGTAGCCAATGCAGGCATCACCAAGGACACCTTGCTGTTGCGCATGAGCGAGGACGACTTCACATCCGTCATTGACACGAACCTCACCGGCGCATTCCGGGTGATCAAGCGCGCCTCCAAGGGCATGATCCGCTTGCGCAAGGGGCGGGTGGTGTTGATCTCCTCCGTAGTGGGACTGTACGGTTCCGCCGGACAGGTCAACTATGCGGCGTCCAAGGCAGGTTTGGTGGGCATTGCCCGCTCCGTGACGCGAGAACTCGGATCACGCGGCATCACAGCCAATGTGGTGGCCCCCGGCTTCATTAGCACCGACATGACAGCGACCCTGCCCGAGGCAACCCAAAAGCAGTACCTCGACAGCATCCCCGCTCGCCGCTTTGCTACCGCCGAGGAGGTCGCCAACGTGGTTCGCTGGGTGGCCAGTGATGAAGCCGGCTACATTTCCGGAGCAGTGATACCCGTCGACGGCGGACTCGGGATGGGGCACTAG
- a CDS encoding TrmH family RNA methyltransferase, which translates to MIIHLTDPTDPRVRDYTSLTDVQLRKVREPAEGIYIAESSRVMRRALGAGHKPRSFFMAERWLPDYSDIFAAHPDVPVFVGPAQVLEDVTGFHLHRGALAAMQRPEPLDIATMLAGSRRVAVLEDIVDHTNVGAIFRSAAALGVDAVLVSPRCGDPLYRRSIRVSMGTVFQVPWARLPEWPEGMALLEEAGFTTAALAFEPDSLTITELAARKDEKLALILGTEGEGLAEATLARADFSVMIPMFAGVDSLNVAAASAVAFFATK; encoded by the coding sequence ATGATCATTCACCTCACCGATCCCACCGATCCGCGCGTCAGGGACTACACATCGCTGACAGATGTCCAGTTGCGCAAGGTCAGGGAGCCTGCCGAGGGCATCTACATCGCCGAAAGTTCGCGCGTCATGCGCCGCGCCCTCGGGGCAGGGCACAAGCCGCGTTCCTTCTTCATGGCGGAAAGATGGCTTCCGGACTATTCCGACATTTTTGCCGCACACCCCGACGTTCCCGTGTTCGTGGGGCCGGCACAGGTGTTGGAGGATGTCACCGGCTTCCACCTGCACCGTGGTGCCTTGGCCGCCATGCAGAGGCCGGAGCCGCTCGATATCGCCACCATGCTCGCAGGCTCCCGGCGGGTGGCGGTCCTTGAGGACATCGTGGACCACACCAATGTTGGCGCCATCTTCCGGTCCGCGGCGGCCCTGGGCGTTGACGCCGTCCTGGTGAGCCCGCGCTGCGGCGACCCCTTGTACCGCCGCAGCATCCGGGTGAGTATGGGTACGGTGTTCCAGGTTCCGTGGGCCAGATTGCCCGAATGGCCCGAGGGCATGGCCCTGCTGGAGGAGGCCGGATTTACGACGGCGGCTCTTGCCTTTGAGCCCGACTCGCTCACCATCACTGAACTTGCCGCCCGCAAAGATGAGAAACTGGCGTTGATTCTGGGCACGGAAGGCGAGGGCCTGGCCGAGGCCACCCTGGCCCGGGCCGACTTCTCCGTCATGATCCCCATGTTCGCGGGGGTGGACTCACTAAATGTGGCGGCCGCCAGTGCCGTGGCATTCTTTGCCACCAAATAG